The Actinomycetota bacterium nucleotide sequence GGTGCCGGCGCCGCCCTGGCCGGTCCCGCGCCCGGGTCGCAGGTGCCGGCCCCGACCCTGGGCCGGCTGCTGCTCGCCTGGTCGTTCAACCCCCTGGTCACCGTCGGCCTGCTGGCCGCGGCCATCGCCTACCTCCAGGCCCGGCGGCGCCTGGTCGCCGACGGGGTGGCCTGGCCGGCGCGGCGAGCTGCCTACTTCCTGTGCGGGATCGGCGCCCTCGCCCTGGCCCTGCTGTCCCCGATCGAGGCCTACGACACGGTGCTGTTCTCGGTCCACGTCGGCCAGCACATGCTGCTCACCATGGTCGCCGCCCCGCTGCTGGCCCTGGGCGCCCCGGTCACCCTGGCCCTGAGGGTGGCCAAGGGGAAGACCCGCCGCCGCATGACCCGGGTGCTGCACAGCCCACCCCTCAAGGTCATCGGCCACCCGCTGGTCGCCTGGGTGCTGTTCACCGTCACCCTGTACGGGCTCTACTTCTCGCCCCTGTTCGACCTGACCCTGCGCGAGCCGCTGGTCCACGACCTGGTACACCTGCACTTCCTCGCCGCCGGGCTGCTGTTCTGGTGGGTGGTGGTCGGCCTCGACCCGTCCCGCTGGCGCCTGCCCCACATCGCCCGGCTGCTGTTCGTGTTCCTGATGGTGCCGTTCCACGCCTTCCTCGGGGTGGCGATCATGAACAGCGGGCGGGTGCTGGCCCCGACCCTGGAGACCTTCCAGCGCGACTGGGGGCCGACCCCGCTGGCCGACCAGCAGGCCGGCGGGGCCATCCTCTGGGGGGCCGGCGACCTGATCGCCCTCGTTGCGGTGCTGGGCGTGCTCATCTCCTGGGCCAGCTACGAGGAGAAGGTGGTGAACGTCCGCGAGGACCGTCGCCTGGCCCGCGAGCGCGCCGCCGGTCGTCCCCCCCACCCCGTCAGCCGGCCCCCGGTCCCGTGAGCGACCCGATCCCCGATCCCCCGGGGGACCCCCCCGGGCCGGACCTCACCGGCAAGGTTCGCGCCTGGTGGGACGCTGACGCCGCCACCTACGACGACTCCACCGACCACGGCTGGGCCGCGGCCTCGCCGGCGCTCCGGGCCGCCTGGAACGCCGCCCTGGACCGCCTGCTCCCCGGCCCGGGCGCGCGGGTGCTGGACGTGGGCGCCGGGACCGGGTTCCTGTCGCTGGCCGCGGCCAGGCTGGGCCACCAGGTCACGGCCCTCGACCTCTCGGGCGGCATGCTGGAGCGGCTGCAGGGGAAGGCCGCCGCCGACGGGCTCGAGGTCGAGCTGGTCGAGGGCGGTGCCGCGGAGCCGCCGCCCGGGCCGTTCGACGCCGTGGTCGAGCGCCACCTGCTGTGGACGCTGCCCGACCCGGGGGCCGCGCTCGCCGCCTGGCGGGGGGTGGCCCCGCAGGGACGGCTGGTGCTGTTCGAGGGGCTGTGGGGCGGGGCCGACCCGCTCGAGGCCCTGCGCGGGCGGGCCCGGGAGGGGCTGCGCCGGTTGCGCGGGGAGCCGGACCACCACCACGACCACTACGACCCGGCCGTCCTGGAGGAGCTGCCGCTGTCCGGCGGGAC carries:
- a CDS encoding cytochrome c oxidase assembly protein; protein product: GAGAALAGPAPGSQVPAPTLGRLLLAWSFNPLVTVGLLAAAIAYLQARRRLVADGVAWPARRAAYFLCGIGALALALLSPIEAYDTVLFSVHVGQHMLLTMVAAPLLALGAPVTLALRVAKGKTRRRMTRVLHSPPLKVIGHPLVAWVLFTVTLYGLYFSPLFDLTLREPLVHDLVHLHFLAAGLLFWWVVVGLDPSRWRLPHIARLLFVFLMVPFHAFLGVAIMNSGRVLAPTLETFQRDWGPTPLADQQAGGAILWGAGDLIALVAVLGVLISWASYEEKVVNVREDRRLARERAAGRPPHPVSRPPVP
- a CDS encoding class I SAM-dependent methyltransferase, translating into MSDPIPDPPGDPPGPDLTGKVRAWWDADAATYDDSTDHGWAAASPALRAAWNAALDRLLPGPGARVLDVGAGTGFLSLAAARLGHQVTALDLSGGMLERLQGKAAADGLEVELVEGGAAEPPPGPFDAVVERHLLWTLPDPGAALAAWRGVAPQGRLVLFEGLWGGADPLEALRGRAREGLRRLRGEPDHHHDHYDPAVLEELPLSGGTHPDRLVELVEAAGWGPARLERLRDVEWAHLLALPASVRLLGVTPRFAVVAG